In Oncorhynchus tshawytscha isolate Ot180627B linkage group LG28, Otsh_v2.0, whole genome shotgun sequence, a genomic segment contains:
- the LOC112226856 gene encoding nascent polypeptide-associated complex subunit alpha, muscle-specific form, which produces MPIHELIKEFRATKGSHFYRKKNKAVQPQVQPQVTVQGPERSPHPKPIPEWEAGPLLMEARCEDVREPFSFISSDQPCSSRDIQAMDAVAGASTDGGQNECGLQVSATTITLSPGPIPADIAQGLALYRRKIDLESSPRDSPPLGASANNSCARVRSALFERVSFSEISQELDAVLIRTGVLPSESLIIVQTEHVPKMIVFQAHPLLVENAAVVPPPCDVPVRYKCSCASMVGALEDVVAPLEMAGASQPSYPICERAGPVVARPAAMVAEPEESPALGDKVVPLEVHSAPVKPQEMTPSRHSIPVGTLELPVSAPAVSDSPAVSDSPAVSDSPAVSDSPAVSDSPAVSDSPAVSDSPAVSDSPAMSDSPAMAVQEAQISLTDRPLSVILHSLSGATSPSETAEDVMLVPMVVSPPESVKRVVRESSDLLCPLPAATLETESVSGICPPPSPVTVEIQSSILASPLTAATVETESSNQICPSSVVSVETELADMLSPSAAETVEAESSVLTCPHTAVTLDFVAPVSVYLPVVAPEETGVPSVKLPAPVPALTEETQCQSASPCLPTLTAAGESRTPFLVYLPLPAPELAKTPGLLCQLGLGPEEAKSFPFLCLPISDIPRTPSLVTASLAPAQTAAVAPAAAPDLPRTNLPGVTDIPRTLSYVAAGAQELPRLQSYAANTAEVQDPPRTPSYLANTPGVQEIPHNPSYLKNSAVFQDMCYMCPSVTASNLSRNNSFVHSPAAMAPQQLIRGPCMMSLYPQGGPVMGHCTHSPGQCPASLQQQADMAPLTHGQQTNTNFMPICSQGPSLCSCLGRTGSHWRLCHLTRPESQGRVGGMICPYQNSQTMMHCNSLDHMANIPMYQDCGHYSSSCHLLPPCSQSSHGSLHTHHVAEPRCSAHNLGTSFVQPQNCSSDPLFHYPQQYHLVATPSQERQQALCPLQCPLLQQRHSSLLFCGHQGELSRLGSSSCVPATNQRQNQGGVEQKNNNPSCVSLHNKRLDTSANNNQGCVMNCNPQGN; this is translated from the exons ATGCCTATCCATGAGCTTATTAAAGAATTCAGGGCTACAAAAGGCTCTCATT TCTACAGGAAGAAGAATAAAGCTGTACAACCACAAGTACAGCCGCAGGTCACTGTCCAAGGTCCTGAAAGGTCCCCCCATCCCAAGCCAATCCCGGAGTGGGAGGCAGGCCCATTGCTAATGGAAGCTAGATGTGAGGATGTCAGGGAGCCTTTCTCCTTCATCTCTAGTGACCAGCCCTGCAGCAGCCGAGACATCCAGGCTATGGATGCAGTGGCAGGAGCTTCTACTGACGGTGGCCAGAACGAGTGTGGCCTGCAGGTCTCTGCCACCACCATCACACTATCCCCAGGGCCCATCCCAGCAGACATTGCCCAGGGCCTGGCCCTGTACCGGCGCAAGATTGACCTAGAGTCGTCCCCCCGGGACTCTCCTCCACTCGGGGCTTCCGCCAACAACTCCTGTGCGCGTGTCCGTTCGGCCCTCTTCGAGCGGGTCTCCTTCAGCGAGATCAGCCAGGAGTTGGATGCGGTGCTGATCCGCACTGGCGTGCTCCCATCAGAGTCCCTGATCATCGTGCAGACAGAGCATGTACCCAAGATGATTGTGTTCCAGGCTCATCCCCTATTGGTTGAGAACGCAGCAGTGGTTCCACCTCCGTGTGACGTCCCTGTCAGGTATAAGTGCAGCTGTGCCTCAATGGTGGGCGCCCTCGAAGACGTGGTGGCACCATTGGAGATGGCCGGTGCATCTCAGCCTAGCTATCCCATCTGTGAGAGAGCAGGTCCCGTGGTGGCGAGACCAGCTGCTATGGTCGCTGAGCCTGAGGAGTCTCCAGCCCTTGGAGACAAGGTTGTACCCCTTGAGGTCCACTCTGCACCAGTCAAACCCCAGGAGATGACACCCTCAAGGCACTCCATCCCAGTTGGAACACTGGAGCTCCCTGTTTCAGCCCCTGCTGTGTCTGACTCCCCTGCTGTGTCTGACTCCCCTGCTGTGTCTGACTCCCCTGCTGTGTCTGACTCCCCTGCTGTGTCTGACTCCCCTGCTGTGTCTGACTCCCCTGCTGTGTCTGACTCCCCTGCTGTGTCTGACTCCCCTGCTATGTCTGACTCCCCTGCTATGGCTGTCCAAGAGGCGCAGATTAGTTTGACCGATCGTCCTCTCTCAGTCatcctacactccctctctggTGCAACTTCACCATCCGAGACAGCAGAGGATGTGATGCTGGTTCCTATGGTAGTGTCCCCTCCTGAATCAGTCAAAAGGGTGGTGAGAGAGTCCTCTGATCTTCTGTGTCCTCTTCCTGCAGCGACATTGGAGACTGAGTCTGTTAGTGGGATTTGTCCCCCTCCTTCTCCAGTGACTGTGGAGATCCAGTCTTCCATTCTGGCTTCTCCCCTTACTGCTGCAACCGTGGAGACAGAATCCTCCAATCAAATTTGTCCTTCTTCTGTGGTCAGCGTGGAGACTGAATTGGCCGATATGCTATCTCCTTCTGCTGCAGAGACAGTGGAGGCCGAATCTTCTGTTTTGACCTGCCCCCATACTGCAGTGACCCTCGACTTTGTGGCCCCTGTTTCTGTGTACCTTCCTGTTGTGGCACCAGAAGAGACCGGTGTCCCCAGTGTGAAGCTCCCAGCTCCCGTGCCTGCCTTGACAGAGGAAACTCAGTGCCAGTCTGCTTCACCATGCCTACCCACCCTCACGGCCGCAGGAGAGTCCAGAACCCCCTTCTTGGTCTACCTCCCACTGCCTGCTCCAGAGCTGGCTAAGACCCCTGGTCTGTTGTGCCAACTCGGCCTGGGACCAGAGGAAGCCAAGAGCTTCCCTTTCCTGTGTCTCCCTATTTCTGACATCCCCAGGACCCCAAGTCTTGTGACTGCCAGCCTGGCTCCAGCTCAGACTGCGGCTGTGGCTCCTGCTGCTGCTCCGGATTTACCAAGGACCAACCTCCCTGGAGTGACAGATATCCCCAGGACCCTGAGTTATGTGGCGGCTGGAGCTCAGGAGCTACCACGGCTCCAGAGCTATGCGGCTAACACCGCTGAAGTCCAGGATCCACCGAGGACCCCCAGCTATCTGGCTAACACCCCTGGAGTTCAGGAAATACCACACAACCCCAGCTATCTGAAAAACTCAGCTGTCTTCCAAGATATGTGCTATATGTGCCCCTCTGTTACCGCCTCCAATCTGTCCAGGAACAATAGCTTTGTGCACTCTCCGGCTGCCATGGCTCCACAGCAGCTGATTAGGGGCCCGTGTATGATGTCTCTGTACCCCCAGGGAGGGCCTGTGATGGGCCACTGTACCCACTCCCCAGGACAGTGTCCTGCGTCTCTGCAGCAGCAGGCTGACATGGCTCCGCTCACCCACGGACAGCAGACCAACACCAACTTCATGCCCATTTGTTCTCAAGGGCCAA GCCTGTGTAGCTGCCTCGGCAGAACTGGCAGCCACTGGCGCCTCTGTCACCTGACGCGACCCGAGTCCCAGGGCAGGGTGGGCGGCATGATCTGCCCCTACCAGAACTCCCAGACCATGATGCACTGCAACAGCCTGGATCACATGGCCAACATCCCCATGTACCAGGACTGTGGCCACTACTCTAGCAGCTGCCACCTGCTGCCACCGTGCTCCCAGTCGTCCCACGGCAGCCTGCACACGCACCACGTGGCCGAGCCCCGTTGCTCTGCTCACAACCTGGGCACCTCCTTCGTCCAGCCCCAGAACTGCTCCTCCGACCCTCTCTTCCACTACCCCCAGCAGTACCACCTGGTGGCCACCCCCTCCCAGGAGAGGCAGCAGGCCCTGTGCCCTCTCCAGTGCCCACTGCTGCAGCAGCGCCACAGCTCCCTGCTCTTCTGTGGGCACCAGGGGGAGCTGAGCAGGCTGGGCTCCTCCAGCTGTGTCCCTGCCACCAaccagagacagaaccagggagGGGTGGAGCAGAAGAACAACAACCCCAGCTGCGTATCGCTTCATAACAAAAGATTAGACACGAGCGCAAACAACAATCAAG GCTGCGTCATGAACTGCAATCCCCAGGGCAACTAA